One segment of Tamlana crocina DNA contains the following:
- a CDS encoding DUF302 domain-containing protein, protein MDYYFNKKINRTFGEVVDKVTQQLKEEGFGILTEIDVTETLKKKLDVDFKKYKILGACNPPYAHKALQAEDKIGTLLPCNVIVQEIGAGVVEVAAVNPIASMQAVENEKLEQIASEITAKLKHVIEKL, encoded by the coding sequence ATGGACTATTACTTTAATAAAAAAATCAATAGAACCTTTGGAGAGGTTGTCGATAAAGTTACACAGCAATTAAAAGAAGAAGGTTTTGGGATACTTACGGAAATTGACGTAACAGAAACATTGAAGAAAAAACTAGATGTAGACTTTAAAAAGTATAAAATACTGGGTGCATGCAATCCACCTTATGCCCACAAAGCATTACAAGCTGAGGATAAAATCGGAACACTGTTGCCCTGTAATGTTATAGTGCAAGAAATTGGAGCAGGAGTTGTTGAAGTTGCTGCTGTGAACCCTATAGCATCTATGCAGGCTGTGGAGAATGAAAAATTAGAACAGATAGCAAGTGAAATCACGGCAAAATTGAAACACGTGATTGAAAAATTATAA
- a CDS encoding DUF3347 domain-containing protein codes for MSKFKLVLGVAAIALVTLAAVSCKDAKTDKNNSADHHSEMNAGEDHSKMNHDNTDAYHGGDKKEMAMGGDGNSQTILNHYFNLKDALVSDDNTKAKQLGGTLAKSLKGLNVSDYSEAEKSELNEIIEDAIEHAEHISESAIAHQREHFKILSKDIIDMVAITGTENTLYQQFCPMYDGGSAWISMSKDIKNPYYGDKMLTCGKVQKEIN; via the coding sequence ATGAGTAAATTCAAATTAGTATTGGGAGTAGCTGCAATAGCACTTGTAACCTTAGCAGCAGTGTCTTGTAAAGATGCAAAAACAGACAAAAACAATTCTGCAGATCATCATTCGGAGATGAATGCGGGTGAAGACCACTCAAAAATGAACCACGATAATACCGACGCTTATCACGGTGGAGATAAAAAAGAAATGGCAATGGGCGGAGATGGTAATTCACAAACCATATTAAACCATTACTTCAATCTTAAAGACGCTCTAGTATCAGATGATAATACAAAAGCTAAGCAACTTGGTGGGACTTTGGCAAAAAGTCTAAAAGGTTTAAATGTTTCAGACTATTCAGAAGCTGAAAAATCTGAACTTAATGAAATTATCGAAGATGCTATAGAGCACGCTGAGCATATTTCAGAAAGTGCTATAGCGCATCAGCGCGAACATTTCAAAATACTGAGTAAAGATATCATTGATATGGTTGCCATCACTGGCACAGAGAATACCTTATACCAACAATTTTGCCCAATGTACGATGGGGGAAGTGCGTGGATAAGCATGAGCAAGGATATTAAAAATCCTTATTATGGAGACAAAATGTTGACCTGTGGAAAAGTGCAAAAGGAAATCAACTAA
- a CDS encoding heme-binding domain-containing protein codes for MKILKIILLVLLVAFVGIQFMPTECNQSDVVPQTDFMEVNHVPEGIQKQLKVSCYDCHSNNTKYPWYNTIQPIAWFLEGHIKEGKGELNFNEWGSYSNRRKNSKLKSIISQIEDNKMPLKSYTFIHSNSIFTNTEKQEIIKYFNQLKDSLN; via the coding sequence ATGAAGATTTTAAAAATCATACTATTGGTTTTATTGGTGGCGTTCGTGGGCATACAGTTTATGCCCACAGAATGTAACCAAAGCGATGTTGTGCCACAAACAGATTTTATGGAGGTAAACCATGTGCCAGAGGGTATTCAAAAGCAGCTAAAGGTGTCGTGCTATGATTGCCATAGCAACAATACAAAATACCCTTGGTACAATACAATACAGCCCATTGCTTGGTTTTTAGAAGGGCATATTAAAGAAGGAAAAGGAGAACTAAATTTCAATGAATGGGGTTCTTATTCCAACCGACGGAAGAACAGTAAGTTGAAGTCAATAATCAGTCAAATAGAGGATAACAAAATGCCTTTAAAATCATATACTTTTATCCATAGTAATTCCATATTTACTAATACTGAAAAACAAGAAATTATCAAATATTTTAACCAACTAAAAGATAGTTTAAACTAA
- a CDS encoding AraC family transcriptional regulator has product MSILQLLKDEGFEVKAIQLGEIIVEERSGNDYVKLEKQLNNLGFELIKDPSKALVEKIKVSLIEHIEKNDTDVILTKLESEIGKSYSILSKTFSKSEGITLEKYLINLKIEKVKEHIQLRALNFSEIAYSLNYKNSSHLAKQFKRVTGMSMTDYKNLQNWNRTPLDKIV; this is encoded by the coding sequence ATGTCAATCCTTCAACTATTAAAAGATGAGGGCTTTGAGGTAAAAGCTATTCAGCTTGGTGAGATAATAGTAGAAGAACGTTCTGGTAATGATTATGTGAAACTCGAAAAACAACTAAACAATTTAGGTTTTGAGCTTATAAAAGACCCTTCAAAAGCTTTGGTCGAAAAAATTAAAGTAAGTCTTATTGAACATATTGAAAAGAACGATACGGATGTCATTCTCACTAAACTTGAAAGTGAAATTGGTAAAAGTTATTCCATATTGAGTAAAACGTTCAGTAAGTCAGAAGGCATAACATTGGAAAAATACCTCATAAACCTAAAAATTGAAAAAGTGAAGGAGCATATCCAGTTACGGGCACTCAATTTTTCAGAAATAGCTTATAGTCTTAATTATAAAAATAGTAGCCATTTGGCAAAACAGTTTAAGCGGGTAACCGGAATGTCTATGACAGATTATAAAAATTTACAAAATTGGAATAGAACACCCTTGGACAAAATTGTATAA